The nucleotide window GCGCCATGCCGGCTCTGTTCGAACAGCTTGCCAACTCGCTGACCCGTGCGCACACGCTGGAGGAGCTGACGCGCCCGCTGCTGGAGCTGCTGCAGGACGTGACCGGACTGGAGTCCACCTACCTGACCACCATCGACCTGGATGCCGGCCGCCAGCAGGTGCTCTATGCACGCAACACGCGGGCGCAGGCGCTGGAGATCCCCGAAGGCCTGTCCGTGCCCTGGCACGACACGCTGTGCAAGCGCGCGCTGGACGAAGGCCGCCCCATCACCGAGGACGTCGCCGCCTGCTGGGCCGACTCGCAGGCCGCCGCCGCTTTAGGCATCCAGACCTATGCCAGCGCGCCGGTGCGCCTGTCGGACGAGCGGTTGTACGGCACGCTGTGCGCCGCCAGCGCCGGCCGCCACGCGCTGGAGCCGGCCGCGCAGCACATGCTGGCGCTGTTCGCGCGCCTGATCGCCCAGCAGGTCGAGCGCGAGCGGCTGCTGGACGAGCTGGTGCAGGCCAACCGGCGACTGGCCGTCCACGCCAGCACCGACGCCCTGACCGGCCTGCCCAACCGCCGCGCCTTCGAGCAGGCACTCGCGCGCCAGCTGGCCCAGGGCGCGCGCCAGGGCACGACGGTGTTGGTGGCCTTCGTCGACCTGGACCACTTCAAGGCCATCAACGACGCCCACGGCCACGACATGGGCGACCAGTTCCTGGTGCACATCGCGCGCCGGCTGCAGGGCGTGCTGCGCGCGCAGGACATGGCCGCCCGCCACGGCGGCGACGAGTTCGTGCTGATGGGCCCCGGCCCCGCGCCCTACCTGGACGTGGCCGCCGCCGCGGACGCCTTCGCGCGGCGCATCGCCGTGTGCACCAGCGGGCGCTTCGAGGGCGAAGGCGTGGCGCTGGACTACGCCGGCGCCAGCGTCGGCGTGGTTGCCGTGCAGCCCGGCGAGCTGAACGCCACCCAGGCGCTGCAGCGCGCCGACCAGGCGATGTACGCCGTCAAGCAGGCGCGCCGCCGCGCCCAGCCGGCCAGCGCCTGAGCGCCGAGGCGCCCAGCGGGCGTCATTTGCTATTCTTTCAATAGCTGCATGCGCTTGATCCGCGCCGGCTGGCGCATGTTTTGCCGCTGGCCCTGCCGGCGGGCGGCAAAGTCTCTACCATCGCTGCACTTTCACCACAGCAGGAGACGAGAACATGGGCTTTTTTCAATGGCAGGAGCGCCCGGCCGAGGTGCTGCAATCGGGCGGCGTCATCGGCCCGGACGAGCGCCTGCCCTGGCCGCAGACCGGCCTGATGGGCGTGCAGCACGTCATCGCCATGTTCGGCTCCACGGTGCTGGCGCCCATCCTGATGGGGTTCGATCCGAACCTGGCGGTGTTCATGAGCGGCATCGGCACGCTGATCTTCTTTCTCATCACCGGAGGCCGCGTGCCCAGCTACCTGGGCTCGTCGTTCGCCTTCATCGGCGTGGTCATCGCCGCCACGGCCTATGGCGGCAAGGGGCCGAACGAGAGCATCGGCCTGGCGCTGGGCGGCATCGTCGCCTGCGGCGCGGTCTACACGCTGATCGGCTTCATCGTCCACGCCATCGGCACCGGCTGGATCGAGCGCTTCATGCCGCCGGTGGTCACCGGCGCGGTGGTGGCGGTGATCGGGCTGAACCTGGCCGGCGTGCCGATCAAGAACATGGCGGCCAACAACTTCGAGGCCTGGATGCAGGCGCTGACTTTTGTCTGCGTCGCGCTGGTCGCCGTGTTCACGCGCGGCATGGTGCAGCGGCTGCTGATCCTGGTGGGTTTGATCATCGCCAGCATCGCCTATGCGCTGCTGACCAATGGCCTGGGACTGGGCAAGCCGGTGGACCTGTCGGGCGTGGCGGCGGCCGCCTGGGTGGGCATGCCGCAGTTTCACGCGCCGGTCTTCAGCGCGCCGGCGATGCTCTTGATCGTGCCGGTGGTCATCATCCTGGTGGCCGAGAACCTGGGCCACATCAAGGCCGTCACGGCCATGACGGGCAAGAACATCGACCAGTACATGGGCCGCGCCTTCATCGGCGACGGCATCGCGACCATGGTCAGCGGAGCGGCGGGCGGCACGGGGGTGACGACGTATGCCGAGAACATCGGGGTGATGGCGGCGACGCGGATTTACTCGACCGCGGTGTTCCTGGTGGCGGCGCTGATTGCGGTGCTGCTGGGTTTTAGTCCGAAGTTCGGGGCGCTGATCCAGGCGATTCCGCTGCCGGTGATGGGGGGCGTGTCCATCGTCGTGTTCGGGCTGATTGCCATTGCCGGGGCGAAGATCTGGGTGGACAACCGGGTGGATTTTTCGCGCAGCAGCAATTTGTTGGTGGCGGCGATTACGTTGATTTTGGGGACGGGGGAGTTCACGCTGAAGTTTGGGGACTTTGCGTTGGGGGGGATTGGGACGGCGACGTTTGGGGCGATTTTGTTGAATGCTTTGCTGGGGAAGCGGGGTTAGTTTTGCTCTCTTTTTCGTAGCTGGTTGTTGTTTGTTCTCGCCGGCTCAGGGGTGATTTAGCTTGTTTTTGCCTCTGTGGCTTGCTTGGTTGGGGGCCGGGGCGAGTCCCGGCTCCCCAAACCAGCAAAAAGTAGAGGCCAAAGCAGAAAAACAAGCCAAATCGCCCTTGAGCCGGCGAAAACAAAGCGCAGCAAGCTAGCAAAAACATAGCGCACCCCGCATGCCAGAATTCCCGCCAGCCGTCCCCTCCCACCTCCAGACGACACACCATGCAGGGCCAACTCTTCTCGCAGGACTTCCTGCACCGCGGCATCCGGGACACGCCCCCCTTCCAGCAGCTCGATATCGCCGCCTTCGACGCCTTCCAAACCCAGCTGCGCGCCATCTACCAGGGCCTGGACGCGCAATCGACCATCAACGAGGCGCAGACCGAAAGCCTGGTCATCCACAAGGTGCTGGCCGCGCTGGGCTGGGGCGATGACTTTCTGCCGCAGGTCAACCTCTCGGGCAGGCGGCGCGAGGACGTGCCCGACGTGCTGCTGTTCGCCAACCCCCAGGCCAAGGCCGCCGCCGTGCAACTGCCGCGCGACGACCAGCGCTACCGCCACGGCATCGCCCTGCTGGAGGCCAAACGCTGGCTGCGTCCGCTGGACCGCGGCGACACGCGCGACGCCTTCGACCCCGACGCGCCCTCGTCGCAGATGCTGCGCTACCTGAGCCGCGCCGACGTGGCCAGCGACCGCGCCGTCAAATGGGGCCTGCTGACCAACGGCGCCGTGTGGCGGCTGTACTGGCAGGACGCGCGCTCGCGCTCGGAGGATTTCTTCGAGGTCGACGTCGCCGCCGCCCTGGCCCTGCCCGGCATTCAGCCCGCGCTGGACGACGAGACCGAACCCGCGCACGCGCTGCGCCTGTTCTATCTGCTGTTCGCCCGTGGCGCCTTCCTGCCGCAGGACTGGGACGAGGCCGCACGCACGCTGCACGCCTACGCCCTCAACGAGGCGCGCTTGTACGAAGAAGTCGTGGCGCAGGACCTGGGCGCGCGGGTGTTCGCCGAGGTCTTTCCGCAACTGGCGCAGGCGCTGGCGCGCGGCGACCTGGAGCAAGCCACGCACGAGGTCGGCTACGGCCAGTTCACGCGCCGCCAGTACACGCCCGGCTACCTGGCCGAGCTGCGCGAGGCCACGCTGGTGCTGCTGTACCGCCTGCTGTTTCTGTTCTACGCCGAGGATCGCCGCCTGCTGCCGGTGCGCGACGAGCGCTACGCGCCCTACAGCGTGCGCCGCATCCGCCAGGAGGTGGCGGCCAGGCTGGACGCCGGCGCGCATCTGTCGGCCACCGTGCCGCGCATCTGGCTCGATCTGCGGGGCGCATTCACGCTCATCAACGTGGGCGACGACGGCATCGGCATGCCGGCCTACAACGGCGGCCTGTTCGACCGCGCCCGCGCGCCGCTCTTGGAGCGCACCAACGTGCCCGACAAGACGCTGGCGCCCATCATCGACGCGCTGTCGCGCCGCACCGAGGACCTGCTGCGCGGCTGGATCAACTACCGCGACCTGTCGGTGGCGCACCTGGGCGGCATCTACGAGCGGCTGCTGGAGTACACCCTGGCGCACGAGGTGCAGGCGCGCGACGACTACCGCGACAAGCCCGAGATCGACCGCATCGCCGCGCAGCCGGCCAGCTTCGCGCGCAAGCTCTCGGGCAGCTACTACACGCACCACGACCTGGTGCGCCTGGTGCTGCGCGAATCCGTCGGCCGCCTGGAGGCCGAGCGCGAGCAGGCCTTTGGCAAGCACCTCAAGCGCCTGGCCAGGAAGGCCGCGCTGAACCCCGGCGACTGGGACGCGCTGGACGCGCACGACCCGGCCAGCGCGCTGCTGGAGCTGAAAATCTGCGACCCGGCCATGGGCAGCGGGCACTTCCTGGTGTCGCTGGTCGACGACCTGGCCGACCGCGTGCTTGAAGCCATCGCCCGCGCCAGCCAGCAGGTCAACGCCCAGCCCTGGGCGGCGCATCTGCACGAAGCCGGCCGGCCCTGGCAAAGCCCGGTGCTCTCGCGCATCGCCGCCATCCGCGCCAGCATCCGCCAGCAGGCGCGCGAGCACGGCTGGGCCGTGACCGACGCGCAACTGGACGACCGGCACATCGTGCGCCGCATGATCCTGAAGAAGACCATCTTCGGCGTCGACAAGAACCCCATGGCGGTCGAGCTGGCCAAGACCGCGCTGTGGCTGCACACCTTCACCGTCGGCGCGCCGCTGTCCTTCCTGGACCACCACCTGAAAGTCGGCGACAGCCTGCACGGCGAGCGCCTCACAGGCGTGCAGCGCGACCTGCAAAGCCTGGGCGCGCTGCTGCTGCAAACCGAGTTCGACCGCCTGGCGCTGGCCGGGCGCAACCTGGCGCAGGTGGCCGAGCTGACCGACGTGGACATGGCCGAGGCGCGCCTGTCGCGCCAACTGGCCGAGGAGGCCGCCGCGCAGACCGCGCCGCTGCGCGCGGTGCTGGATTTCTGGCGCGCGCTGCGCTGGCTGATCCCCGGCTGGCCGGCGCAGCGCGCCGACCGCCTGGCGCGGCTGCTGCCCGACGTGGACGGCCAGCCGCACCCCTGGCTGGCGGCCATCGCGCAACTGCTCGATCCGGCGGTCAACCTGGTGACGGCGCTGGGCGCCGGGCAGCTTGCCGGCAGCGGCCCCGCCGTGCAGGCCGCCAACGCGCTGATGCGCCAGGCGCGCGAGCTGGCGCGCGCGGAGAGCTTCTTCCACTGGTGGACGGAATTCCCCAACGTCTTCACGCTGGACGGCGGCGGCGGCTTCGATGCCGTCATCGGCAACCCGCCGTGGGACCGCATCAAGCTGCAGGAGGTGGAGTGGTTCGCCGAGCGCGACGCGCGCATCGCCACCCAGGCCCGCGCCGCCGACCGCAAGGCGCTGATCGCCGCGCTGCGCGCCGAAGGCGCCCCCCTGTGGCGCGACTACCAGCAGGCCACGCGACGCGCCGAGGCCAACGCCCGCGTGCTGGGCAACGGCCGCCAGGGCGCGGGCGACTACCCGCTATTGGGCGGCGGCGACGTGAACCTGTACAGCCTGTTCATCGAGCGCGCGCAGGCGCTGGCGCGCGCCGACGGCCTGGTGGCGCTGATCGTGCCCAGCGGCATCGCCGCCGACAAGGGTGCCGCGCCGTTCTTTCGCAGACTGAGCGAGGGCGCGCGGCTGGCGGCGCTGTACGACTTCGAAAACCGCAAGGTGTTCTTCCCCGACGTGCACGCCAGCTTCAAGTTCTGCGCGCTGGTCTTTGGCGGGCAGGAGCGGCGCTTTGACCAGACGCAGTGCGCCTTTTATCTGCACAGCCTGGCCGATCTGGACGAGCCGGCGCGCACGCTGGTGCTGGGCAGCGCCGACTTCGCCCGCGTGAACCCGAACACCGGCGCCGCGCCCATCTTCCGCACGCGCCGCGACGCCGACATCACCCTGGCGCTGTATGCGCGCCACCCGGTGCTGGTGCGCCACGGCGGCACCAGCGCCAGCACCGGCGCCCAGGCCGACGAGCGCGTGTGGCCGGTGAAGTACGCGACCATGTTCCACATGACCAACGACTCGCGCCACTTCCTGACCGCGCGCGAGCTGGAGAGCCAGGGCTGGCGGCGCGCGCCCTTGAACCGCTGGGTGGACGGCCAGGGGCGCGAGGCCGTGCCGCTGTACGAGGGCAAGATGGTGCAGATGTACGACCACCGGGCGGCGGATGTGGTGGTCAACGCGGGCAACCTGCACCGTGCGGCGCAGCCGCAGCCGCTGGGCGCGGCGGACAAGGCCGATCCGGCACGTCTGCCCGCGCCGCAGTACTACGTTCTGGGGGGCAGCACCTCGGTCAATCCGCATCCCTGGGCGCTGGGTTTCAAGGAAATCACCGCACCCACCAATGCG belongs to Melaminivora suipulveris and includes:
- a CDS encoding GGDEF domain-containing protein, with the translated sequence MPALFEQLANSLTRAHTLEELTRPLLELLQDVTGLESTYLTTIDLDAGRQQVLYARNTRAQALEIPEGLSVPWHDTLCKRALDEGRPITEDVAACWADSQAAAALGIQTYASAPVRLSDERLYGTLCAASAGRHALEPAAQHMLALFARLIAQQVERERLLDELVQANRRLAVHASTDALTGLPNRRAFEQALARQLAQGARQGTTVLVAFVDLDHFKAINDAHGHDMGDQFLVHIARRLQGVLRAQDMAARHGGDEFVLMGPGPAPYLDVAAAADAFARRIAVCTSGRFEGEGVALDYAGASVGVVAVQPGELNATQALQRADQAMYAVKQARRRAQPASA
- a CDS encoding solute carrier family 23 protein, with product MGFFQWQERPAEVLQSGGVIGPDERLPWPQTGLMGVQHVIAMFGSTVLAPILMGFDPNLAVFMSGIGTLIFFLITGGRVPSYLGSSFAFIGVVIAATAYGGKGPNESIGLALGGIVACGAVYTLIGFIVHAIGTGWIERFMPPVVTGAVVAVIGLNLAGVPIKNMAANNFEAWMQALTFVCVALVAVFTRGMVQRLLILVGLIIASIAYALLTNGLGLGKPVDLSGVAAAAWVGMPQFHAPVFSAPAMLLIVPVVIILVAENLGHIKAVTAMTGKNIDQYMGRAFIGDGIATMVSGAAGGTGVTTYAENIGVMAATRIYSTAVFLVAALIAVLLGFSPKFGALIQAIPLPVMGGVSIVVFGLIAIAGAKIWVDNRVDFSRSSNLLVAAITLILGTGEFTLKFGDFALGGIGTATFGAILLNALLGKRG
- a CDS encoding Eco57I restriction-modification methylase domain-containing protein, producing MQGQLFSQDFLHRGIRDTPPFQQLDIAAFDAFQTQLRAIYQGLDAQSTINEAQTESLVIHKVLAALGWGDDFLPQVNLSGRRREDVPDVLLFANPQAKAAAVQLPRDDQRYRHGIALLEAKRWLRPLDRGDTRDAFDPDAPSSQMLRYLSRADVASDRAVKWGLLTNGAVWRLYWQDARSRSEDFFEVDVAAALALPGIQPALDDETEPAHALRLFYLLFARGAFLPQDWDEAARTLHAYALNEARLYEEVVAQDLGARVFAEVFPQLAQALARGDLEQATHEVGYGQFTRRQYTPGYLAELREATLVLLYRLLFLFYAEDRRLLPVRDERYAPYSVRRIRQEVAARLDAGAHLSATVPRIWLDLRGAFTLINVGDDGIGMPAYNGGLFDRARAPLLERTNVPDKTLAPIIDALSRRTEDLLRGWINYRDLSVAHLGGIYERLLEYTLAHEVQARDDYRDKPEIDRIAAQPASFARKLSGSYYTHHDLVRLVLRESVGRLEAEREQAFGKHLKRLARKAALNPGDWDALDAHDPASALLELKICDPAMGSGHFLVSLVDDLADRVLEAIARASQQVNAQPWAAHLHEAGRPWQSPVLSRIAAIRASIRQQAREHGWAVTDAQLDDRHIVRRMILKKTIFGVDKNPMAVELAKTALWLHTFTVGAPLSFLDHHLKVGDSLHGERLTGVQRDLQSLGALLLQTEFDRLALAGRNLAQVAELTDVDMAEARLSRQLAEEAAAQTAPLRAVLDFWRALRWLIPGWPAQRADRLARLLPDVDGQPHPWLAAIAQLLDPAVNLVTALGAGQLAGSGPAVQAANALMRQARELARAESFFHWWTEFPNVFTLDGGGGFDAVIGNPPWDRIKLQEVEWFAERDARIATQARAADRKALIAALRAEGAPLWRDYQQATRRAEANARVLGNGRQGAGDYPLLGGGDVNLYSLFIERAQALARADGLVALIVPSGIAADKGAAPFFRRLSEGARLAALYDFENRKVFFPDVHASFKFCALVFGGQERRFDQTQCAFYLHSLADLDEPARTLVLGSADFARVNPNTGAAPIFRTRRDADITLALYARHPVLVRHGGTSASTGAQADERVWPVKYATMFHMTNDSRHFLTARELESQGWRRAPLNRWVDGQGREAVPLYEGKMVQMYDHRAADVVVNAGNLHRAAQPQPLGAADKADPARLPAPQYYVLGGSTSVNPHPWALGFKEITAPTNARSMIAAMAPGVGFGNKLPLLIPQTQTPQQAARIAALLAANLNALALDYVLRQKLQGQTINLFILEQLPVIAPERFDQTLPPPFAAAMRAAGLMNGHHPQPSVADFVIPQVLALSYTAHDLAPFARELGYVDAAGQPLPPLPWDEEQRRQRLAGLDAVFFWLYGLDAHDAAYVMDTFPIVREQDQRLYGRWRTQDDVLALLSLLPPPPG